One Mycobacterium kubicae genomic window carries:
- a CDS encoding adenylate/guanylate cyclase domain-containing protein: MITHRGSALRTANWLMHMALPMLALWLLLARPKVDLAWDNRGAHFVLVLSAAAVSVGLGASIARAARARDDARLWLVSLVFVTTAGFFGVHALFTPGVLLDTSDAEFMLPTRMGLVLAGIVALASAITFSPERNARLWSLRRPLSVLIAALMVCCAVVVCLGLLDRLPDQDLVESVEQDAAMAGCVLFALAALAYFPIYRRRPAVVVMSVLTSFVLLAEASVALALGMSWHASWWLWHLLMTTAFCFIAYSARVQFHREGSARGLFDALATRQTIAELRRDYAAALEAMVDMLQRRERGERVPPGAVTGGLAERFGLTEQQVAVLKRSAEALGAERERVRKLGRLVAVGRESSVIQDEDALLEGVMAAVTEAFPDDEIRLGLLHAGELRFQDDAAGQACDSDLKADPAEQADALQLPLMVKGQVAGVITARRPGGTFADADVALLRSFATQSSIALENARLYRHLDGLFRSYMSPAVATALLADPDQAGLGGAITDVTVLMADLRGFTAFTEAHSPEQVVTMLNTYYGAIVPVILDSGGTVTQFVGDAVMAIWGAPVRQPDHARLAACAGLALHHVVEQVAAGHPDWPRFRVGINTGPAVVGNIGAAEMRNFTAIGDTTNLAARLQSLAPAGEVVIGPGTVAALGDAARVSEHGWVKVKGKRDPVRVCVLHEIREPK, translated from the coding sequence GTGATTACACACCGCGGGTCGGCGCTGCGGACCGCGAACTGGCTGATGCACATGGCGCTGCCGATGCTGGCGCTCTGGTTGCTGCTGGCCCGACCCAAAGTCGATCTGGCCTGGGACAACCGGGGGGCGCACTTCGTGCTGGTGTTATCGGCCGCAGCAGTGAGTGTGGGGTTGGGTGCCTCGATCGCACGGGCGGCCCGGGCTCGTGACGACGCGCGCCTGTGGTTGGTGTCCCTGGTCTTCGTGACCACCGCCGGCTTCTTCGGTGTGCATGCGCTGTTCACACCCGGGGTGCTGCTGGACACGTCGGACGCGGAGTTCATGCTTCCGACGCGGATGGGCCTGGTGTTGGCCGGGATCGTCGCGCTGGCCTCCGCGATCACCTTCAGCCCCGAAAGAAACGCCCGGCTGTGGTCGTTGCGCCGGCCGCTGTCCGTTTTGATCGCGGCACTGATGGTGTGTTGCGCGGTGGTCGTCTGTCTGGGACTGCTCGACCGGCTCCCGGACCAAGACCTGGTGGAAAGCGTCGAACAGGACGCGGCCATGGCGGGATGCGTGCTATTCGCACTGGCCGCTCTTGCGTATTTCCCGATCTATCGTCGGCGTCCGGCTGTGGTCGTCATGTCGGTCCTCACGTCGTTCGTCTTGCTGGCAGAGGCGTCAGTGGCATTGGCACTGGGGATGAGCTGGCATGCGTCGTGGTGGCTATGGCACTTACTCATGACGACCGCCTTCTGCTTCATCGCCTACAGCGCGCGGGTCCAATTCCACCGGGAAGGTTCGGCACGGGGGTTGTTCGATGCACTTGCCACCCGGCAGACCATCGCGGAGTTGCGCCGCGATTACGCCGCGGCCCTGGAGGCGATGGTCGATATGCTGCAACGCCGCGAACGTGGCGAGCGGGTGCCGCCAGGTGCGGTCACCGGAGGCCTCGCCGAACGATTCGGGTTGACCGAACAGCAGGTCGCCGTTCTCAAACGCAGCGCCGAAGCGCTCGGTGCCGAACGCGAGCGGGTACGCAAGCTGGGCAGGCTAGTCGCCGTCGGCCGGGAATCCAGCGTCATTCAGGACGAGGATGCTCTGCTGGAAGGGGTGATGGCTGCCGTCACCGAGGCCTTCCCCGACGACGAGATTCGACTGGGCCTGTTACACGCCGGAGAGCTGCGCTTCCAGGACGACGCTGCCGGTCAGGCCTGCGACTCGGATCTCAAAGCGGATCCCGCGGAGCAAGCCGACGCCCTGCAGCTTCCCCTGATGGTCAAAGGCCAAGTCGCAGGAGTGATCACAGCCCGACGGCCGGGCGGGACCTTCGCCGACGCGGATGTCGCTCTGCTGCGCTCGTTCGCTACCCAATCGTCGATCGCGTTGGAGAATGCTCGCCTTTACCGTCACCTCGACGGACTATTTCGCAGTTACATGTCGCCCGCGGTGGCGACCGCGCTGCTTGCCGACCCGGATCAGGCGGGGCTGGGCGGCGCGATCACCGATGTGACCGTCCTGATGGCTGACCTGCGGGGCTTCACCGCATTCACCGAAGCGCACTCTCCCGAGCAGGTTGTCACCATGCTCAATACCTACTACGGCGCCATCGTCCCGGTCATTCTCGACAGTGGCGGCACCGTCACACAGTTCGTCGGGGACGCTGTGATGGCGATCTGGGGCGCGCCGGTACGCCAGCCCGACCACGCGAGACTGGCCGCGTGCGCCGGGCTCGCATTGCACCATGTGGTTGAGCAAGTCGCCGCCGGCCACCCCGACTGGCCGCGTTTCCGGGTAGGGATCAACACCGGTCCAGCCGTGGTGGGCAACATCGGTGCCGCAGAGATGCGCAACTTCACCGCCATCGGTGACACCACCAACCTGGCGGCGCGGCTGCAGAGCCTGGCCCCGGCAGGCGAAGTGGTCATCGGACCCGGAACAGTGGCTGCGCTCGGTGATGCCGCCCGGGTGAGCGAGCACGGCTGGGTGAAGGTCAAAGGCAAACGCGACCCGGTCCGGGTCTGCGTGTTGCACGAAATAAGGGAACCGAAATGA